A segment of the Desulfovibrio oxyclinae DSM 11498 genome:
ATCGACGGCGACCTTTCCGCAATCTTCGGCTCCGTTCCCGGTGAACGCGACGAAGACGCATCGGACCTCGCGGTGCAACTGCCCATGATGAAAAACATCCTGCGGGAGTTTTCCACCTATTCCGGATTCCTCAACGCACGCATCATCAGCCGCGAAGGACAGGCATACATCGCCACCGATGGATACCTTCCGCCCATGAGCGACCGCCAGATTGCGCTCTCTCAGGCTTGCATGCGCGACCATCAGGCCAAATTCTCGCCCCTGCGCAAAACATCGCAAGGGCTTGAGATGGATATCCTCGCTCCGATCTACCCTCCCGATTCGGACGATGACGCGAAACCGGTGGGAGCGCTGATGATGACCAGACAGGTGACCGGAAAACTCACCGAACTGCTGTCCAACACCGCCCTCTCCACCGAAGGCGAGCGCACCAGACTGATGCAGAAAACCGCTCAGGACTTCAAACAGGTCACTCCGTGGACTGCCGAAGGCTTTTCCGACATCACGGCCGATCTGGAGATGGACAAAAACGGGCATCTCAACTTCGCGCCGAGGCAGAGCCTTTCCGACCCCGCAAAAGAAGTCTTCTCGCTTGGCATCGCCGTGGAAGGCACGCCATGGTGGGTCGTTCAGGAGGCGGATCGCGACATGGCGCTGGCCGCAGTGCAGAGCTACAAACGCACGGTCTACCTGCTTGCCGCCTTCGGCGTCCTGACTGTGCTGCTCGCTGCGGGACTGGCTTGGTGGATACTCGCCGGAGCGCACAACAAGCGCATCGCCGAGGAGTTCCGCAAGCTTGCCGCTCGCATCGAGGATCAGAAACGGTTCATCGATTCCATCAACAGCAACATCACCGATTTCATCACCCTCAAGGACCTTGAAGGCAAGTTCACCTACGTCAACGAGGCCTTCGCCAAGGCGCTGGGCCGCGACGAAGAGGACATACTTGGCATGGATGCTCAGGCCGTCTTCGGCTACGATACCGCCAAACGCCTATGCTCCCATGACGAGTCGGTGGTACGCGAAAGGAAACGAGTAACGGTGAACGAACCGGTCTACCTGCTCTCGCAGCGGTACGAATTCAAGATATCCAAGTCGCCTTACCTCGACTCGCAGGGTAACTGTCTCGGCATCGTCGAGGTCTACCATGACATGACCGAATTCATGGCCGTTCAGGAGCGCAACCGCAAACTCATCCGTCGCGCCATGGAAGCGCTCGGCAACACCATTGAAGCC
Coding sequences within it:
- a CDS encoding HD domain-containing phosphohydrolase — protein: MNAQTPHPEEIPKYPGERQKGLKIGLLATFVVVVSAAIVILAGRVISAKQAEAVKNQKTRLEILADGRSEVFEAWLDGLAQQGDRLIKSDLFRLYAAEVNLIDGDLSAIFGSVPGERDEDASDLAVQLPMMKNILREFSTYSGFLNARIISREGQAYIATDGYLPPMSDRQIALSQACMRDHQAKFSPLRKTSQGLEMDILAPIYPPDSDDDAKPVGALMMTRQVTGKLTELLSNTALSTEGERTRLMQKTAQDFKQVTPWTAEGFSDITADLEMDKNGHLNFAPRQSLSDPAKEVFSLGIAVEGTPWWVVQEADRDMALAAVQSYKRTVYLLAAFGVLTVLLAAGLAWWILAGAHNKRIAEEFRKLAARIEDQKRFIDSINSNITDFITLKDLEGKFTYVNEAFAKALGRDEEDILGMDAQAVFGYDTAKRLCSHDESVVRERKRVTVNEPVYLLSQRYEFKISKSPYLDSQGNCLGIVEVYHDMTEFMAVQERNRKLIRRAMEALGNTIEATDPYLGGHTKLLAGLSVEVAKSLNLSEMEIAEIETAANLSQIGMMFVPKEILTKPDRLNDEEKAIMEQHVEHAYRILRKIDIDDGVLRAIYQMNERMDGSGYPKGLADGEIIMPARILSAVNSFCAMIRPRSYRGAKTMQEALDVLRKDSARYDDSVLEALSETLSSPAGEKLIVQQ